A stretch of DNA from Pseudopipra pipra isolate bDixPip1 chromosome 1, bDixPip1.hap1, whole genome shotgun sequence:
TGCAATTTATCTGAGCTGGGAAGGGTGAACCTCTCAACTTCTAAGTGATGGAGATTAGagcatataatttttttgtttctctgcagtTACTGTGCTAGGGCAAACCCTGATGTGGCAGGGTTTTCCTCTGTTGCAGGAGCATTATCTCCATGAGAAAGGTCTGGAAGtgctctgagggaagggaaaCCTACACCCTAAAAGAAAGAGGATTTAGGTTGGTGCAGCAGGGTGGGGTTGGAGTAGGGGGAATGAGTCAGTTTATATGATAGCTTTGTATCTTAAGGCCTGTTTTTGGTAGTTTTCAACCACGGAGGCTTTaaagaagcctccaggatggAGAGTGACCACAGTGTCACCACGTGCAAGTCTCAGTCACTCCATCTTTCAGACCTGGCTGGCTGGGATGACTGATGCTCTTTAGGAGTCCACATGACAaactgctcttctttttttttgtgtgttagGGGCAATCTCTGGAGGTCCCCTGAGGGACACTCTTCAGCAGGATGTGCTGACAGGGCGAGTAATTGGAGGCCACGAAGCCCAACCAAACAGCTGGAAGTGGCAGGTAATACTGGTGTGTCTTATACTTGAAAAAAGccttatatttgaaaaaaaaaccaaccacaacaGTGAGGAAAGGACAGCTTCTGCTGTCCAAAGCCACATACActgtttctgcagagaaatGGCATGGCTTGGGTGTAAAATACGTTGCTGTTTCCTCCAGGTATCACTTCAGATTGCCTACCCTAACGACCCGGGATACTATGCTCACATTTGTGGTGGAACCCTTATCAGCAGCAAGTGGGTCATGACTGCAGCCCATTGCCTCAGCGTGTGAGTAGGATAAAAAGTGTTAAAACTCCCGATGTGCTCCTCATTCTTGCTGCAGATGGGAGCCAGACCTTTCTCATCCTCTGAGCTCCCCACTGGTGCCATGCCTTGCACAGCTGGACGTCTCGTTGCTCACTTAATCAAGGGAACTGGAAAACTGTTTGCTTTAGCCTTGATTTTACTACAGCAATAGTAATTGCTGACTTCCTGGGATCAGAAATCAAGCTGATTGCTGATTTGCATAAGAGGAGGTGTATTTGCATGAGTGTGAGCATTTCACATGGGTTTGCATCCCGAGAAACCTGCACAGAGATGGAAAGATGGAACAAAAGGCATGTTTGCTGGcacctgagctgtgctgcacaaCATGCTCTGCAGCAGGTCTGACATGCACCATCTCAGCAATACAGCGGGACACCAACAAGCTGAAACACCAATAAAGTGTAATAAGCTGGTCCTTCACACTCTGTTTCAGAAAGATGCAGAGATGCAGAATGAACCTTCTTGTTCAAGGCCAAGCTCAGCACTGTGTCAGCTGATGCTGCACCTTCACTTGCTTCGCCAGCAAACTGCAGGCAGCATGTTCCTAATTCcacttagaatcatagagtcataatttaggttggaaaagtcatctaaaatcattgagtccagTTGTTAAACCaacactgccaagcccaccactaaagCAGGttctcaagtgccacatctacacgtcctttaaatccctccaggggcTATGagtccaccacttccctggacagcctgttccaatgcctgacaacccattcagtgaagaaatttttcccagtATCCAGCCTAAtccttccctggtgcaacttgaggccatttcctctcattctgTCACTAGTTACCTGGAACAAAGAGCAACTCCCATCTTGCTagaacctcctttcaggtagctgtagagagcatTAATGtttcctctgagcctcctttttttttccaggctaaacactcccagctccctcagctgctcctcctcaaacttgtgctccagacccttcaccagctttgttgcccttctccaGACTTGCTCACAACAAATTTAGCTACATTCCATTGAAAATCCTTTAATGGAAGGTGCTTTGGAAATTATTGCATTGGTGGAAGTATTTACACTGCAAAGCACTTGGTGGGGAGTAGTTTTTACattaattattctgtgattgGTTTTCAGGCCCTCAGGAGCATCCTACCGTGTGGCTCTGGGTGAGCACAACCTCCTGGAGGTGGATGGCACTGAGTACTACATTGATGTGGATGCAATCTTCATTCATGATGGCTGGAATCCCAATGACATTGCCAATGGGTAATTATTTTGAGTAACATCAGATGGTTGAATGCTATTTAGCATCCTGTCCCACTAGCGTGTGTATTCAATCCAATTCCCAGTGAGGCTGGATTTGTGGGAAGCACTGAAAGATGGTGCAAGGGAGATTTCCCAAGCAGCTTCCTCTCTTGGAGGTGTTCCACGGTGTCTGTGGACGACCTCAGTCCTGCTTTGTCCAAGATGGAGAAAAGATGGGCCTCTTTTCCCCATCTTGGAAAAAACCAAATGGATCTTGGATGCACAGTGGATTCAGGGGCTTGCCAGCAGTCACAGCACTGTGTGCATCTGATGAAGGGAAACCAACAAGGGAATGCTGAAGGACTGTCTTAAATCACCCCTCAGAGACATTCCCGTCCACCCAAGATGCACCAAAATTCACTCAGAGGTTGGAGAGCTCCAAAGCAGTAGGAGGTTTTTGAGGGATATTAGCCCTTTATCAGTCTGTACTATGGCCTCTTCTCTCCTAATTGTTCCTATTTTCCTGTTGCCTGTGATACCTACAAGGAATAATTAATGATATTTGCAAGGTGCATCATGCCAGGATGTCTGGTTTACGACCGATTCAGGATTTTCAGTAAGGAATCTTTCCCCTACGTCCTGTTTCAGCTATGACGTTGCTCTGCTGCGCCTCGAGTCTCCTGCCAGTGCCAACGGGTTCGTCGAGCTGGGAGTGCTTCCACCTGAAGGAGAAATTTTGCCCAATAACTACCCCTGCTATGTCACCGGCTGGGGGGTGGTTAGTGGTAAGTAAGGGGGAAGTAGGAGTGTTGAGAGTCCCTCCTGATTCCAGAGGGACCACTGTGAAGGTAAAGCTTCCTTCCTCAACCCCTGGAGCTCCTGGGCCATTGtctccccctttccctgcccctttccctgctaGCGGGGGGCGGCAGCGCAGACAGGCTGCAGGAGGTGACGCTGCCGGTGGTCGACCACGAGATCTGCTCCCAGGATGATTGGTGGGGATCCCTGGCAAAGGACACCATGCTCTGTGCTGGTGGAGATGGCGTGAAGGCTGGATGCAGTGTAAGAGCTGTTGTTATCAAAGCATTTTTAAGCTCCTCTCTGTTTTTTCCTATCTCTCTGACCTTGCTGTTCCTTCACTTGGGACCTGTTTTTGCTATTTCTCCACCTGGAATAGCTCTCCTGCAAATCCTGGCCCCTTTGCTGATTTCTGCTGAATACCTCCCAAACCAGACCTGCTCCCCATTTCTCCATCTCcccacagcagagagaaaacctTCAAGTCCTCAGGGTGTGCCTCTCCCCCCTGATTTTGGAGGGGAGGTTTGCCCTGTCTTCCAGCAGTGTGTCCCATGGACCAGATCCTGGGGACTAGGTTGAAACTTTGGCAGTTACCTCTACCCTCACCCAAAGGGCAAAACTGTGGGGAAGTCAGTCCATTCCTCCAACACTGCTGTCACATTGCACCCCGGGCCAGGCAGTGCTTCCCTCTGCTTGtccatccttccctccccttctgCTCTGTTTGTATGGACAGCTGAATTTGCTGGAAGTTTTGGCCATCTCCAACTGCACTATCTGGCCCAGGTTGGGTGGGAAAGGAAGATGCTGTGAGGTTCTCATTATCCCAGAGGTTCCAGGTGGCCCCAACATCAAGGCAAGGAGGTTTGGCACATGAAGGCAGGGAATACCTGTGACCTCTGCCTGTATTCCCTTTGCTGCAGAGGTGGCTTCTGGTAAGAGCCACCATGCAGAGCCCTTAAAAAATTGTGGACAAATACATAACATGTTTGATTATGTAAAGATATGAATATAATAGAGACACATATAGAAATAAAACAGGTTAAAGAGTTATACATATTTCAACTACATTATATAAGGTAATTATAGGTCTGTAGATatttagtgtatttttttttgtgaggttTAATTATGGTAGAACCCTGTTAAAAACCAGGTCCCGAGCCAAGCAAAAGCCTTTATCTTCTCATATATTTTAATCCGAGTTCCTTTCCTTTTCACCACTTTAACTTCCTGGGACTCTTTGTATATACATGTTTGTGAAAAACAAGGGGAACAgcatttcccttctccctggtCCCTTACAACTGGAGAGTGCACTGATTGTTTAGCAGAGATGCTGAGCAGGTGGACCTTGCAGGAAAGGATTGTGTTTTATGCACTGTGCCCTGGACCATTTGCTTACAGTCACTAAATTTACAATGGTGGTAAGTTAGGGTTTCAGCCCATCCTGGGGGTATatgggtgtgtgtatgtgtgtgtatgtgcatgagGACTGAGATAACACATAGAGGGGCTGATTTTTGCAGCAATTCAGAAGGTGCTGGGCAGTCTCTGCTATCACACTGCTGGGGACCAGTCAGCCCttggaaaagaaagcagcacaaatttttattttcatgtttattttcatgtttatttcCATGCTCCTTAATCCTATCCAGTCTTCCAGCTGCTCAGATAATTTAGCTCAATAtgttcctttccttcctttgatCCAGGGGGATTCTGGGGGCCCTCTCAACTGCTACAAAGATGATCACTGGGAAGTCCATGGGATTGTCAGCTTTGGGTTAGTGCCCTACTGTAACACCTACCAGAAACCAACAGTCTTCACTCGAGTGTCAGCCTATGTGGACTGGATCTACAGTGTAAGTTGCTTAATGCCTGTGAGGTAACCTGGTTCATCTCCCAAGAAAGCAAGGAGTTGCCAGGGGAATTGGAGTCTTTCATTTATTAGAACATTAGGAGCCAAGCTGGGAAATCTGGAGAGGTCTAAAATCAGGATATTTGATGTTACTTCTGGTGTAATCAAACAACAGTaaggaaggagctgctgccttggAGCTGCAATGCTCTGCTGAGGACCGTGGACAAAATTCAAGCCAGGCAGGAACTGTGCTCCAAGTCCAAAACGTTATCATCATCATTCACCCAGACAAATCCTTGCTGGAGGAAACCATGGAAGGAATCAGCTGAATGGGAAATACAGCAACCATAAAGTATTTCTGCAAGTGcaagtcctgcagtgctgcactaTGCACCCTCAGCATCACATTGGGGAACAAACAACTAGCCCTTTGCTCCCAGAAATAATGATTGGCACAAGGAGCAGCCTCTTCCCAGGCACAAGGGATGGTTATGTGGAAAGGCAGCTGCAAACTATGAGTCATGCTGAAaagaaaggtggagagaggTATTTTAAATCAGTGTGAGGAAGGGGGAGGTTACTGTGGTCCATAAACCATTTTGGGTGGGAACAGATTTTTAGAGTAATCTCCTGGCCCAGCTGGGAACAAACCCTTCTTCAGAGCATCACCTGGGATAGAGACATGCCTTACTCTGGCTCTCTACTGAATTAATCTCTTTTGTGTTTTCCAGACTATGGAGAATAACGGGGGGTTCTAGAGAAGGATCAACTGGTGTATGAATATAAGAGATTAGAATGAAGAATCTCTACTCATTAACCCTCCTCTCATCCCTTCTGCGCTCTCTGGGCTACTAACAGCAAGGTTTGGCTAACAGGGTAATAAAGTCTCAGTGACTGCAACCAGTGACCCATTGCTGTGTTTGCTcagccacaggcacagctcagaCCAGGCCAgcagagaaggagactccaGTGAATGCTCCAGTGATGGTGTCCTTAACTTGGGGCTGGGCCGTGGCAGCGAGCATAGCTCTTCAGGGCTGTCATTTTGACACCAAACCCACACTGAAGATGACCAGGATGGGTTTTTCTCATTGAGGGTTTCCTTAGGGATAACCCCACCATTGGCAAAGGTCAGCTCAGTCCTTCCTGgtcagtgggagcagagcaaTGTGTGACACTGCTGGGCACAAGTATAAATATTCctattctgttctgttctcaGAGCAGCCAAGCAGTTTTACTTGCAGAACTGGGTTATCTTCATATTCCTAAACAAACAGCCTCAATACAGCACTGCTCATGCAAAAACCATCTGCCTCAAGTGTAGTGACAAACTCGACCCACAGAAAGAACAATCCATCCAACTTATTCTTAAATCCACTCTGTACAGGatgacaatttttaaaattaattttataagaCTAAGAGTCCAGAAAAGGGCATTTCTGGAAGGTGCTTTTCTAGAGAGGAAGCAATAAATTCACTGTTAAACAATCCCTTGTGCTGTTAGGTGTGCAGGGGCCTCAGCCAGCTGGGCAAGCCTGTGTGCAGTGCAtaatatttccaaataaaagCCATCTCCCTATTAGACACACAGCAGGGTTGGtaaagggaggggaggaggaagagagagagatgtaTGTGTACAATAAAGCAGGATTTGTCTTTTCATGAACTATAAAAccatcccttccccatccctggacatgttcaagaccaggtttGATTTGAGCttggcctagtggaaggtggccctgcccaAAGTAGGGgtgttggaactggatgatctttaaggtctttttgAACCCAaatcattttatgattctgtgaactacAAACCACCTTcttggaaaacacagggaatCCCACagccttccctttcccccttttgcTGTGTATGAGATGCACATTTATGGATGAAGGGTCTTGATTTAGCTCTTCTATCATTCTAAACCACCTGTGTCCCCTCTCTCCCAAACCCTGCACACACCTGGGCCATAGCAGGATTTTAGCAAAATCCTCGCTTTG
This window harbors:
- the LOC135409554 gene encoding elastase-1-like — its product is MSRQRAISGGPLRDTLQQDVLTGRVIGGHEAQPNSWKWQVSLQIAYPNDPGYYAHICGGTLISSKWVMTAAHCLSVPSGASYRVALGEHNLLEVDGTEYYIDVDAIFIHDGWNPNDIANGYDVALLRLESPASANGFVELGVLPPEGEILPNNYPCYVTGWGVVSAGGGSADRLQEVTLPVVDHEICSQDDWWGSLAKDTMLCAGGDGVKAGCSGDSGGPLNCYKDDHWEVHGIVSFGLVPYCNTYQKPTVFTRVSAYVDWIYSSSRLHPACSTHKHSITHPPLSFRFSVPARVEPRVQPPDQKAFLSGWRNSLRKRDESFGDQGPAGTGTGCDARLGDSKPGAGRE